DNA from Caldivirga sp.:
ACCCAATATTCTCCTACAGCCTAATAAACAAGACACACCCAGAATGCAGCATAACACTAAAACCAACACAAGCAGTAAACATAACAAACAACGCACTAAACCAAGTCAACAACATAATACCACTACTCATACCCAAAAACCTACAGGGCAACGTAGGAACACCACTATTCATAATAATGAAAAACCCCGGCAATTAATCTCTATATTAAAAGGGTTAAAATCAGTAAGCCGTGTTGGCTTCTTCCTTGGCTTCCTCGTGAATGTACCTATTCCCATGTATGAGAGAACTGTTCCTACTACCACTATAGTGAGTTATACGTCTATTATCTTCTTCATTATCATTAATAAGTCCATGTTGATGATTATTCAATGGTTCAGGTACTTTAATGTCTCTAAATACTTATACTTAGCGTTAACTCACAATTAATTCTCTAGGGGTTAGGGTTTGGGTACGGTTTATAAACTAGCCCGAGCGGTAATCAAGTGGAGGAGAATGATATTGAGAAGTTCATATCAATGGTACTGAGTAGGGTTTACCAATACTTGGTTAATCACCAGGATGTTGTAAGCCCAGGCTCCGTTAGAAGCTATGAGTATGCGCTTAGGGATATTATGGCAAACATACTCATTAGTGGTGGTGGGAATATTGAGGATAAGTTAATTAGAGTTGGTGTTGAGAACCTCTACACATCAGTAAGTGTTAATAATGGTGCAGATAAGCGTAAAATCCTTGAGGAAGCGTTTAGGTACGCATTGTCCCTCCTTAATGACGTTCATAGACGGAATGAAGATGAAATAAGCTCTGATGAGGAGGAGTTAGTTAGAGGTAATGTAGGTAAGTCACAGTTAAACTCTAGTAGTGATAATAAGGATAGTGGAACTGGTCAATTAATAAACCAGGAATTAGGTACAGGTAATGAATCAAGTGATGATATGGCTAACGTCATATACGATGTGTTTTACGGCAGCGTAGGCACCATGAACTTCATTAACTTGGCTCAATTACTCAACATGTTTGTGAACCCAATGGCGCACATCACCGAGAAAGTTAAGGTACTCAGGAGATTAGCAAAATACCTTGCTAGTTATGGGCTGCTTCCACGTCAAGGCAAGGGTGGTTCAAGGGTCTTTAAGGCGCTTGATAATGTGGCCCGTGAGCCCACGATAGGCAATGCGTTCAGGGTTTCTAGGTTCACTGAGCACTCCAATTACCCAACCTACATAACTGGAGTTAGGGAGTATAAGATTGGTGATCCGGCATATAGGATTGACTTAGATAAGACATCTATGAATATGGTTAGGAAGACATTCCTTAATAAGCCAATGAGTACAAGAGATATTGTTGTTAGGGAATACGCTGACGTTAAATTAATGGATATCGTGCTCTGTCTTGATACGTCTGGGAGCATGAAGGAGTTCAGTGGGGTTTACATGAAAATGGATATAGCTAAGGAGGCGATAGTTAAGTACATAAGGTATTTATCTAAGACTAATGATAAGTTATCAATGGTGTTGTTCAACTTTAGGGCAGATGTATTATGGGGGCCTCATCCAGTTAAGAAGTATATTAATGAAATGGAGGAGATGAGTAAGTATATTTACCCAGGAGGTGGTACAAACATAGCTAATGCGCTTGAGAAGGCTAGGATTATTCTAAGTAAGTCTAATTACCCTAATAAGCACACCATATGTATTACTGATGGTAGGACTGTTAATGCAAGCAGTTGCATTAAGGAGGCTGTGAGACTGAGGCGTATGGGTGTTACCTTATCAACCGTAGCTGTGGGAGATAATAGTGACTTTGATTTGCTCATGAGATTGTCTAAGATTGGTAATGGCTTATTCATAAAGATAAACGACATATCAAACCTAGATAAGGCCCTCATCATGGATAAGCTGGGTCTATAGTTAACTAAAACTTTAAACTAAGTTAGCGAACATAATCTACTCACTAAGTTTATATGCCTCTCACGAATAGTAACCGTGCTTATGGATAACTTACTGCATAAATGCTGCGTGGAAGTTGGCATAGTGGCCAGTGGATCCACTACGGTTTACGCACCAATCCAATTCTATAAGAAGGCCGAAGGCTACGCAATTGAGGAACAGCTAGCGGTAATCAAGGATGATGCTATTCAGGAAGGCCTATTCTTCGGTGTAATAAGAAGGGTTACTAAGCTTGAACCAATAGTTAAGGATAGGGTTAGGACACCCTTCATA
Protein-coding regions in this window:
- a CDS encoding VWA domain-containing protein, which produces MEENDIEKFISMVLSRVYQYLVNHQDVVSPGSVRSYEYALRDIMANILISGGGNIEDKLIRVGVENLYTSVSVNNGADKRKILEEAFRYALSLLNDVHRRNEDEISSDEEELVRGNVGKSQLNSSSDNKDSGTGQLINQELGTGNESSDDMANVIYDVFYGSVGTMNFINLAQLLNMFVNPMAHITEKVKVLRRLAKYLASYGLLPRQGKGGSRVFKALDNVAREPTIGNAFRVSRFTEHSNYPTYITGVREYKIGDPAYRIDLDKTSMNMVRKTFLNKPMSTRDIVVREYADVKLMDIVLCLDTSGSMKEFSGVYMKMDIAKEAIVKYIRYLSKTNDKLSMVLFNFRADVLWGPHPVKKYINEMEEMSKYIYPGGGTNIANALEKARIILSKSNYPNKHTICITDGRTVNASSCIKEAVRLRRMGVTLSTVAVGDNSDFDLLMRLSKIGNGLFIKINDISNLDKALIMDKLGL